In Candidatus Angelobacter sp., a single window of DNA contains:
- a CDS encoding gfo/Idh/MocA family oxidoreductase, translating into PVFWALDLGAPATIQAEAKNYDPKKDALTYPMGAIVNFEFPANGKRGPVKLIWYDGTELPPRPADMDPDDKLEGTGAIVMGDKGTIVYGSHGAARVRIIPDAKMDAYRKPAKTIPRVKEHHDDWIKAIKSGRKAGSNFNYGGPLTEIAMLGIIGMRLLGQKLEWNGKDMRFTNSKEANQFIRPAFRNGWKL; encoded by the coding sequence CCTGTTTTCTGGGCGCTGGACCTTGGAGCGCCGGCAACAATCCAGGCCGAGGCAAAGAATTATGACCCGAAGAAGGACGCGCTGACCTATCCGATGGGCGCAATTGTGAACTTTGAGTTCCCGGCCAACGGCAAGCGCGGTCCGGTGAAATTGATCTGGTACGACGGCACCGAACTTCCCCCGCGTCCGGCCGACATGGACCCGGACGACAAACTCGAAGGCACCGGAGCGATCGTGATGGGCGACAAGGGAACCATCGTTTATGGATCGCACGGAGCGGCACGCGTGCGCATCATTCCGGACGCGAAGATGGACGCCTACCGGAAGCCGGCCAAAACCATTCCGCGCGTGAAGGAACACCACGACGACTGGATCAAGGCGATTAAAAGCGGCCGGAAGGCGGGCTCGAACTTCAATTACGGCGGACCACTGACGGAGATAGCGATGCTTGGCATCATCGGCATGCGCCTGCTCGGACAAAAACTGGAATGGAATGGCAAAGACATGCGCTTCACGAATTCAAAAGAAGCCAACCAGTTCATCCGGCCGGCATTCCGCAACGGTTGGAAACTATAG
- a CDS encoding DUF3644 domain-containing protein, with protein MKARSKELLDGAIAAAIASIENYNGPDFRYREEAFAVLAINGWELLVKAKKLDKHYERVGS; from the coding sequence ATGAAAGCACGCTCAAAGGAACTTTTAGATGGAGCCATCGCTGCCGCGATTGCTTCAATCGAAAACTACAACGGGCCAGATTTTCGCTACCGCGAAGAAGCTTTCGCTGTCTTGGCCATCAACGGATGGGAGCTACTCGTGAAGGCGAAGAAGTTGGACAAACATTACGAACGAGTAGGTTCTTGA